The Canis lupus dingo isolate Sandy chromosome 7, ASM325472v2, whole genome shotgun sequence DNA window AACATCATTTGGTCCAATCTCCAGTATCGATGCAATGGTGAGGCTCCAGTCTGAGATCACCCTGACCTTCTGTATCCCCTCTTGGAGAGTTCTATCTTCTGACCTTAATCCTTTCTCCTTCATTAGACACAGTGCCTGAGGATTTTGAGCCATTCCGGAGGCAGCTGCTCCAGGAAAGAGTGTGAAGAGGTGCCCACTGGACTCAGAATCCTGATTTTAGATCCTCCGGCCTTGGGGTccatcctggagcccctggggtCTAATCTACAGCCACCCAGCCAAACAGACTGTCCTGTGGCACCCACAGGTGTTCAGCCCCAGAGGGGTGGTGACCCCCACTGTCCAGGAGACGGAGCTTTTCAAGGGGTATTTTTCTCAGGAGCTAACCCCAGGAAAGATAACCTCCAGTTGCCATAAAGTTACAGTGGTTTTCTAAGGGAGCACGTGTTGCTTATATGAGGGACTTCCAGGGATGGtgcagggagcaggaaggagcctgAGGGCTGGGAGGTTGGAAGTTCCTGAGTGTGGGGCCCCGTGGCGTGGCGGAAGAAGGGCACTGGATTGGGGCAGGTGAAGGATAAGGGGCTGACCAGAAGATGGCTAAAGCCCTCCCGGCCCCCCCTTACTCACGGTGTGGCAGCGGCGACAATCCAGTCTATCAGGTCGTTCGGATCGAGAGCCAGGAGGGCTGGAGCTGGGCCGCTCGGGGCgagggggaggccggggggccgggggggccggagGCCGGGACGAGTGCAATATTGGCGGGGGAGAGAACAACACTGCACCGCGTCCCGTCCCTCCCGCCCACCCGGGGCCCGGGATCCCGCTCCGCACCGCCTGCAGCCGGACCAGCCCCAGGAACGGTGTCGCGCTGGGGAGTCGGGTCCACCCTGGAGGCCAGAGACTTGGCGCCTGAACGAGGGGGAGGGGACGGTCGTGGGGGGACGCGGAGGCCGGAGGGGAGACCGCGGTGGCCCGGAAAACTGCTTTCCGACACCCAGCCGTTGCGCGCGCTTGCTCTTTAAATACTCGGAGCGGGCGGCGCGGAGCTGTCGCCATGGTGACGCGTGTCCCAGCAACCGGACTGAATGGCTGTTGCCAGGCAACGACGGGGCCGAAGTTTTGGGCCCGCCCACTTAGATGCTAGCGCTTTCTCCCGCGGGCGGGTGGGGGGGCCTCCGCgccaaccccctccccacccccgggccgCGCGCCCCGCCTGGCCGCCCGGCTTCTTCCAGCCCCACCGCACCCGAGTGCCCTGAAAGTTCCTTGTCCAGCCTGTACTCGCGGCCACCGAGAACTGGGGGGATGTAGCCTCCGGAGGGGGCCCGACCCCCGCGCTCCATGTGCTCTGTGCCCCAAATACCTCCCCGCGCCAGACATTCCTGCCCTCGTCCTCCTTGCACCCCCATCACGCCCCCACACAGACGGCCCGTGGTCGCAGCAGAGCCTGCCGCCCCCCAGCGTCGCTCGGGGGCCCCCAAATACCATTCTGTTGCCCCACCTAGTCCCTGCCTGCTAAGTGAGTCATTAACCTGACCCATTTCCCTTCCCACATTCCGCTGTCCTCTCCCACATACCTCGGCGCCCCTACCGCGTACCTCAGGGCCCCACCCACCGAGCGCCGGCTCCCTGGGACCCCGCCCCACGCGCCCCGGGGTCCCCTATCGCCGACAGCCCCTCCGTGGACTGAGCCGCGCGTCCCTGCGTTCTGCGGGCGAGCCCCTGACCTGCGCGCCGGGGCCCGCGTCTCCCCGACCTCCCGCCTCGGCCCCTCCGGCCGCGCTCTAGCACGCTGCTTTCTCCCGAGACCCCGGCGCCCCCGGTTCCCGCGCGCACGGCTGCCAGGCTCCCGGGGGCCGCCAGGGGGCAGGAGAGCCCGGCCCGCCGCTGACCGAGGATCCGACAGGAAAGACCCCGGGGTCCCGCGGAGCTTGAAGGGGTTCtaacccccgcccccgcctccagAGAAGCTGAGGAGGGCACGCGGGCTGCTGCAGGGGCGGGGACTGTGGGTTTCGGGGGACCTGCGTGAGGAACGGGACAGGGAGCGGCTGGGACTGGCCGAGGAGCAGAGATTCCGGAaagtggcggggggagggggttcaCGAGTGGCACCCGGTCCACCCTTTTTCGAGCCGTCtcgctcctccccagcccccgcaGGGCGGCTTCCAGGGACCCGGTGAAAATGAGGCAGTGGGGTGAGGGACCTAAGGGTGGGCTTCCTCGGCCTGCTGTCCGGGTCTGACGTAGCCCattcctctgttccttttctcACCCTGATTGTCGCCCTGAGGCTAAACGGGGAGCCCGGGAGACCCAGGTCCTGGACTCCCCCCACTCCTCCACTGCCTTCTGGAGCCAGGGAGTGGTTGGTAGAAGGAGTAGACCATTTGGAGAACAAACAGGTTGTCAGAGGGTTGAGTGATGGGAGCCCAGGTACCctccaggagggcccaggaatggttggggaggaggaggaagaagtcGGAGGtaaggaaagggggaaggggTGGAGTTTTGTTACCTGTCACCTGCTCGCAGGGAGTCTAGGGCGGGCTGGGGACCGGTATAAAGCAGCAGGCGCCTGTGATCGCTCCACCTCACACGCAGCGCCTTCCTGAAACTgttccacctcctcccacccagtTCACCACCACCATGATTCCAAGCTTCCAGgcccctttcttcttcctgctccTGGTAACCCGAGAGCTTACAGGTGAGGGGCACAAGATGGGGGCTGCCTTGCTCATGGGGTCTTCCCAgccattctgtgggttttctttcctAGCGGATCGCACCCCCAGGGGCAGAATTTGCAGACAGGGGTGACCCAGTCTGTGCCGGAATGGAGAGAGGCTAAGGACAGATGGGAGAGTCAGCCCCTCAGGAGAGCTGGCACCAGGACCTTACAGTGACCTGGAGAGAAGTCTGGGGAGGTGGTGGGAGTCGGGAGAGGTAAATATTAGGATTGGAGAAATGGACAGCTAAGATCAGAGGGtgtgggaagagagagggagactaacaggaaggaggaagagggccCTGTCTCAGGCTCCATAATCACCCCAGCACAGGGAGGCAACTCATCCCTGACCAGCAGCCCAGCCTCAAGCTCGTCCTCCACCTTGAGAAAGCATAGCTCCTCGTCCTTGACCAGCAGCCCAGCCTCAAGCTCGACCACCAGCCTGGGAAAACTCAGCTCCTCATCCTTGACCAGCAGCCCTGTCTCAGGCTCGATAATCACCCCAGCACAGCATGGCACCTCATCCCCGACCAGCAGCCCAGCCTCAAGCTCGTCCTCCACCTTGAGAAAGCATAGCTCCTCGTCCTTGACCAGCAGCCCAGCCCCAAGCTCGACCACCAGCCTGGGAAAACACAGCTCCTCATCCTTGACCAGCAGCCCTGTCTCAGGCTCGATAATCACCCCAGCACAGCATGGCACCTCATCCCCGACCAGCGGCCCAGCCTCAAGCTCGTCCTCCACCTTGAGAAAGCATAGCTCCTCATCCTTGACCAGCAGCCCAGCCTCAAGCTCAACCTCCACCTTGAGAAAGCATAGCTCCTCGTCCTTGACCAGCAGCCCAGCCTCAAGCTCAAACACCAGCCTGGGAAAACTCAGCTCCTCATCCCCAACCAGCCGCCCAGCCCCAAGCTCGACCACCAGCCTGGGAAAACACAGCTCCTCATCCTTGACCAGCAGCCCTGTCTCAGGCTCGATAATCACCCCAGCACAGCATGGCACCTCATCCCCGACCAGCGGCCCAGCCTCAAGCTCGTCCTCCACCTTGAGAAAGCATAGCTCCTCATCCTTGACCAGCAGCCCAGCCTCAAGCTCAACCTCCACCTTGAGAAAGCATAGCTCCTCGTCCTTGACCAGCAGCCCAGCCTCAAGCTCAAACACCAGCCTGGGAAAACTCAGCTCCTCATCCCCAACCAGCCGCCCAGCCCCAAGCTCGACCACCAGCCTGGGAAAACACAGCTCCTCATCCTTGACCAGCAGCCCTGTCTCAGGCTCGATAATCACCCCAGCACAGCATGGCACCTCATCCCCGACCAGCGGCCCAGCCTCAAGCTCGTCCTCCACCTTGAGAAAGCATAGCTCCTCGTCCTTGACCAGCAGCCCAGCCTCAAGCTCGACCACCAGCCTGGGAAAACACAGCTCCTCATCCTTGACCAGCAGCCCTGTCTCAGGCTCGATAATCACCCCAGCACAGCATGGCACCTCATCCCCGACCAGCAGCCCAGCCCCAAGCTTGACCTCCACCTTGAGAAAGCATAGCTCTTCATCCTTGACCAGCAGCCCAGCCCCAAGCTTGACCTCCACCTTGAGAAAGCATAGCTCTTCATCCTTGACCAGCAGCCCAGCCTCAAGCTCCACCTCCTCATCCCCTACCGGCAGCCCTGTCTCAggctccaccaccaccccagcaCAGCATGGCACCTCATCCTCCACCACCAGCCTAGCCTCAAGCTCCACCTCCACCTTGGGAAAACTCAGCTCCTCATCCTGGGCCAGCAGCCACACCACCAGGACTACCGCCAGTACCACTAACCATAACATGGAACCTCCCATCTCCTCCAATCATAGCACTTCTCCCCAGTCTATTAGgatctccttcttcttcctgtcCTTTTCCATTTTGAACCTCCAGTTTAATTCTTCTCTGGAAAATCCCAGCAGCAACTACTACCAGGAGCTGCAGAGGAACATTTCTGAATTGGTGAGTAGGTGTCTTTATTCTTCTGTGCTCCATGCTCCCCCCACAGCAGCCTCCAAACTGCCTGGAC harbors:
- the MUC1 gene encoding mucin-1 isoform X2, producing the protein MGAQVPSRRAQEWLGRRRKKSEFTTTMIPSFQAPFFFLLLVTRELTAQGGNSSLTSSPASSSSSTLRKHSSSSLTSSPASSSTTSLGKLSSSSLTSSPVSGSIITPAQHGTSSPTSSPASSSSSTLRKHSSSSLTSSPAPSSTTSLGKHSSSSLTSSPVSGSIITPAQHGTSSPTSGPASSSSSTLRKHSSSSLTSSPASSSNTSLGKLSSSSPTSRPAPSSTTSLGKHSSSSLTSSPVSGSIITPAQHGTSSPTSGPASSSSSTLRKHSSSSLTSSPASSSTSTLRKHSSSSLTSSPASSSNTSLGKLSSSSPTSRPAPSSTTSLGKHSSSSLTSSPVSGSIITPAQHGTSSPTSGPASSSSSTLRKHSSSSLTSSPASSSTTSLGKHSSSSLTSSPVSGSIITPAQHGTSSPTSSPAPSLTSTLRKHSSSSLTSSPAPSLTSTLRKHSSSSLTSSPASSSTSSSPTGSPVSGSTTTPAQHGTSSSTTSLASSSTSTLGKLSSSSWASSHTTRTTASTTNHNMEPPISSNHSTSPQSIRISFFFLSFSILNLQFNSSLENPSSNYYQELQRNISELFLQIYGQEYFLGLYNIRFRPGSVVVESTLAFRNGATDANKVKTQFEDSKEGARYNLNISSISVRDVSFPSSAPFKSGVPGWGIALLVLVCVLVALAIIYVVALTVCQCRRKNCGQLDIFPTRDAYHPMSEYPTYHTHGRYVPPGGNRRSPYEEVSAGNGGSSLSYMNPNPAATSANL
- the MUC1 gene encoding mucin-1 isoform X4, which translates into the protein MGAQVPSRRAQEWLGRRRKKSEFTTTMIPSFQAPFFFLLLVTRELTAQGGNSSLTSSPASSSSSTLRKHSSSSLTSSPASSSTTSLGKLSSSSLTSSPVSGSIITPAQHGTSSPTSSPASSSSSTLRKHSSSSLTSSPAPSSTTSLGKHSSSSLTSSPVSGSIITPAQHGTSSPTSGPASSSSSTLRKHSSSSLTSSPASSSNTSLGKLSSSSPTSRPAPSSTTSLGKHSSSSLTSSPVSGSIITPAQHGTSSPTSGPASSSSSTLRKHSSSSLTSSPASSSTTSLGKHSSSSLTSSPVSGSIITPAQHGTSSPTSSPAPSLTSTLRKHSSSSLTSSPAPSLTSTLRKHSSSSLTSSPASSSTSSSPTGSPVSGSTTTPAQHGTSSSTTSLASSSTSTLGKLSSSSWASSHTTRTTASTTNHNMEPPISSNHSTSPQSIRISFFFLSFSILNLQFNSSLENPSSNYYQELQRNISELFLQIYGQEYFLGLYNIRFRPGSVVVESTLAFRNGATDANKVKTQFEDSKEGARYNLNISSISVRDVSFPSSAPFKSGVPGWGIALLVLVCVLVALAIIYVVALTVCQCRRKNCGQLDIFPTRDAYHPMSEYPTYHTHGRYVPPGGNRRSPYEEVSAGNGGSSLSYMNPNPAATSANL
- the MUC1 gene encoding mucin-1 isoform X1, giving the protein MGAQVPSRRAQEWLGRRRKKSEFTTTMIPSFQAPFFFLLLVTRELTAQGGNSSLTSSPASSSSSTLRKHSSSSLTSSPASSSTTSLGKLSSSSLTSSPVSGSIITPAQHGTSSPTSSPASSSSSTLRKHSSSSLTSSPAPSSTTSLGKHSSSSLTSSPVSGSIITPAQHGTSSPTSGPASSSSSTLRKHSSSSLTSSPASSSTSTLRKHSSSSLTSSPASSSNTSLGKLSSSSPTSRPAPSSTTSLGKHSSSSLTSSPVSGSIITPAQHGTSSPTSGPASSSSSTLRKHSSSSLTSSPASSSNTSLGKLSSSSPTSRPAPSSTTSLGKHSSSSLTSSPVSGSIITPAQHGTSSPTSGPASSSSSTLRKHSSSSLTSSPASSSTTSLGKHSSSSLTSSPVSGSIITPAQHGTSSPTSSPAPSLTSTLRKHSSSSLTSSPAPSLTSTLRKHSSSSLTSSPASSSTSSSPTGSPVSGSTTTPAQHGTSSSTTSLASSSTSTLGKLSSSSWASSHTTRTTASTTNHNMEPPISSNHSTSPQSIRISFFFLSFSILNLQFNSSLENPSSNYYQELQRNISELFLQIYGQEYFLGLYNIRFRPGSVVVESTLAFRNGATDANKVKTQFEDSKEGARYNLNISSISVRDVSFPSSAPFKSGVPGWGIALLVLVCVLVALAIIYVVALTVCQCRRKNCGQLDIFPTRDAYHPMSEYPTYHTHGRYVPPGGNRRSPYEEVSAGNGGSSLSYMNPNPAATSANL
- the MUC1 gene encoding mucin-1 isoform X3 gives rise to the protein MIPSFQAPFFFLLLVTRELTAQGGNSSLTSSPASSSSSTLRKHSSSSLTSSPASSSTTSLGKLSSSSLTSSPVSGSIITPAQHGTSSPTSSPASSSSSTLRKHSSSSLTSSPAPSSTTSLGKHSSSSLTSSPVSGSIITPAQHGTSSPTSGPASSSSSTLRKHSSSSLTSSPASSSTSTLRKHSSSSLTSSPASSSNTSLGKLSSSSPTSRPAPSSTTSLGKHSSSSLTSSPVSGSIITPAQHGTSSPTSGPASSSSSTLRKHSSSSLTSSPASSSTSTLRKHSSSSLTSSPASSSNTSLGKLSSSSPTSRPAPSSTTSLGKHSSSSLTSSPVSGSIITPAQHGTSSPTSGPASSSSSTLRKHSSSSLTSSPASSSTTSLGKHSSSSLTSSPVSGSIITPAQHGTSSPTSSPAPSLTSTLRKHSSSSLTSSPAPSLTSTLRKHSSSSLTSSPASSSTSSSPTGSPVSGSTTTPAQHGTSSSTTSLASSSTSTLGKLSSSSWASSHTTRTTASTTNHNMEPPISSNHSTSPQSIRISFFFLSFSILNLQFNSSLENPSSNYYQELQRNISELFLQIYGQEYFLGLYNIRFRPGSVVVESTLAFRNGATDANKVKTQFEDSKEGARYNLNISSISVRDVSFPSSAPFKSGVPGWGIALLVLVCVLVALAIIYVVALTVCQCRRKNCGQLDIFPTRDAYHPMSEYPTYHTHGRYVPPGGNRRSPYEEVSAGNGGSSLSYMNPNPAATSANL